In Ruminiclostridium josui JCM 17888, the genomic window AAATATGCAGGACAGCTCTGTTTATATGAATACTGTATTCCATAATATCAAGTGTTATCTCCTTTTTCATTCGAAGTCAAAACCCGCCCTATATTATATCAAACTTTTAATACAAAAAATAATACATATTTGATATAATCTATTTTAGTGAACAGGAGGAATCTACATGTTTGGAAAATTAAAATCCTTTATTTACGTTATAAAAGCAAATAGTGCCTACCAAAAAAGTAGTGCCCAAGAGGCCATAAATTGGTTAGAAAAAGCATATAAAACCGGAAGTGCAAAACCCAGTGTAGTTACAACCTTAGGCTACCTCCTTTTAAAGGAAGGTCATCTTGATGAATCATTAAGGATATTTAAGGAGCAGATTAACTCCTCTTCAAATATTAAAGATAATGATTTGTACAGTCTAAAATCCAATTATGCCCTTGCATTGTGGAAAAACGGCGAACTCGACAGAGCTATTGCAATATATGAAGATATATTCCCCAAATATAAAAATACAATTATTTATGGCAGTCTGGGTTATTTGTATATACTTAAAGGCGACCTTGAAAAGGCTCTGAAATTCAATCAAGAAGCCATGGAATACAATGATACAGGTACAGTTATATTGGATAATCTTGGTCAAACCTACTATCTGATGGGTGAATATGAAAAAGCAGAGGAAATATTTAAAAAATTGATGACATTGTCTCCAAAGTTTCCTGAAGCATATTATGACTACGCACTGGTACTTGAAAAGTTGGGAAATAAATCAGGTTGTATTGAAAACCTTAAAAATGCATTGAATTACAAGCCAAATTTCCTTTCAGGTGTTACAGTGGAGCAGATTCAGGATAAGCTTAAACAGGTTGAAACAGAGTAAAATGCTGTGGCGATTGTGAAAGAGTTTGCAACGGTAAAGCAACACAAAGTTTAACCGTTGCAAACTTTTTTAAATATTTTAAAAGTTAAATTCCAACATGGATTCAAGAATCTTTTTATGACCTTTCTCATTAGGATGCATACCATCTGTACAAATCTGTGAGCTGTAGTTTTTGCTCAGCAAAAAGCCTTCCCTGATATCTATCATTTTGCAGGACATCTGACGTGAAACCCATTCTACGGCATTGTTATACGCTTCCTGCCAACGGTATATTCTTGCAACATCACCAAGCCAATGAAGGATATTATCCCTGTTTAAGCCTTTGGATACCCAATTGAAATATCTTTCAGGCTCCAGAGGCGGTAAATTCATAAGCACAGGAGTAACT contains:
- a CDS encoding tetratricopeptide repeat protein; this translates as MFGKLKSFIYVIKANSAYQKSSAQEAINWLEKAYKTGSAKPSVVTTLGYLLLKEGHLDESLRIFKEQINSSSNIKDNDLYSLKSNYALALWKNGELDRAIAIYEDIFPKYKNTIIYGSLGYLYILKGDLEKALKFNQEAMEYNDTGTVILDNLGQTYYLMGEYEKAEEIFKKLMTLSPKFPEAYYDYALVLEKLGNKSGCIENLKNALNYKPNFLSGVTVEQIQDKLKQVETE